In Gammaproteobacteria bacterium, the following proteins share a genomic window:
- the rsmI gene encoding 16S rRNA (cytidine(1402)-2'-O)-methyltransferase has product MIKDTGTLYIVATPIGNLDDITKRAISILSEVDIIACEDTRHTGRLLANYGIKNKLVSFHQHNENQFAESLIDLLNKNNNIALVSDAGTPLISDPGYPLVKLAHENHIKVVPVVGASAIIALLCSSGLPTNEFLFTGFLPAKSKQRQEELKRIRENPFTTVIYESTHRIIKSLEDMEKILGEDRIIVIGRELTKTFETIKLGKVSEILDFVQSDSNQTKGEFVIAISALEVEKTEDVSEQQKQLAQLLSKELPPKKAAKITAEFLNANSKNIYNFLIK; this is encoded by the coding sequence ATGATAAAAGACACAGGTACATTATATATCGTAGCCACTCCAATTGGCAATTTAGATGACATAACTAAGCGAGCTATCAGCATTTTGTCAGAAGTTGATATTATTGCTTGTGAAGATACCAGACACACCGGAAGATTACTGGCGAATTATGGAATCAAAAACAAATTGGTTAGTTTTCATCAGCATAATGAAAATCAGTTTGCTGAAAGTTTGATTGATTTACTTAATAAAAACAATAATATAGCATTAGTCTCGGATGCCGGAACTCCTTTGATAAGTGATCCCGGTTATCCGCTGGTTAAACTGGCTCATGAGAATCATATCAAAGTTGTACCTGTTGTCGGTGCCAGTGCAATTATTGCATTGTTATGCTCCAGTGGGCTTCCGACTAATGAATTTCTGTTTACGGGTTTTCTGCCGGCAAAATCCAAACAAAGGCAAGAAGAGCTTAAAAGAATCCGTGAGAATCCCTTTACCACTGTCATTTATGAATCGACACACAGAATCATTAAGTCACTGGAAGATATGGAAAAAATTCTAGGAGAAGACAGAATCATTGTCATCGGTAGAGAATTGACCAAAACATTTGAAACCATCAAGTTGGGTAAGGTGAGTGAAATTCTTGATTTTGTTCAATCAGACTCTAACCAAACCAAGGGCGAATTTGTTATCGCAATTTCAGCATTAGAGGTTGAAAAAACCGAAGATGTCTCAGAGCAACAAAAACAACTGGCTCAATTACTTTCCAAAGAACTTCCTCCCAAAAAAGCCGCAAAAATCACAGCCGAATTTTTAAATGCGAATAGCAAAAATATTTATAACTTTCTCATTAAATAG
- a CDS encoding BON domain-containing protein translates to MKKIILTSLLSTTIILTSCTPVVVGGAIVTGISVANDRRSAGQVIDDKIISAQIRREIHQNINNDKHIKVMTYNGVVLLAGEAETNKDRIKAEDIAASINGVVKVVNELHDTIPTNLKRRTKDSYITSKAKSSLIKIDLDGFNPTRVKIMTVRGHVYLMGKVSSKESEAVVEKIRNLRGVRKVVKVFEYFD, encoded by the coding sequence ATGAAAAAAATTATTTTAACAAGTTTACTAAGCACAACAATTATTTTAACTTCATGCACACCAGTAGTTGTTGGTGGCGCCATAGTCACTGGAATTTCTGTTGCAAATGATCGTCGTTCAGCTGGACAAGTTATTGATGATAAAATTATTTCTGCACAAATTCGTAGAGAAATTCATCAAAACATCAACAATGATAAACACATCAAGGTTATGACCTACAACGGTGTCGTTCTGCTTGCTGGTGAAGCAGAAACTAATAAAGACAGAATTAAGGCTGAAGATATTGCTGCCAGTATTAATGGTGTTGTGAAAGTTGTCAATGAGCTTCATGATACCATACCTACGAATCTCAAACGCCGCACTAAAGATTCATACATCACTTCTAAAGCCAAATCTTCTTTGATAAAAATCGACCTTGACGGATTTAATCCAACAAGAGTTAAAATCATGACCGTTCGAGGACATGTTTATCTAATGGGGAAAGTGAGCAGTAAGGAATCAGAAGCTGTGGTTGAAAAGATCAGAAATCTTCGCGGAGTCCGAAAAGTTGTCAAAGTATTTGAGTATTTCGATTGA
- a CDS encoding penicillin-binding protein activator: protein MKQIILILLIILISSCGTQNTKPDINNIVGYESARYNYQQQNFEKAAIEFELLFDKHKSPEFALFAADSYLQLYQYDKSAQLISKINLRNHNLYSLIKAELFLHDNQLQASNSILSNLSIDESNPLWKRFMMLRAKIELAGNQPLEAAKTLINLSKYENDIQISDEIINILLQIPETQLAEALFDINISSLEQGWLEAAYISNSADQDSINDWQRRWPNHPGKIFFSQINSYKNIAVLLPLSGRYKNISKSIQQGMIASLYRNGSFGQRLNFFDTGSDGENFSYAWFGAIESGADFVIGPLEKKSIQQFESYNSNTIPVMLLNNVENAVEGFNFYQFSLSTDDEISTVAEKLVVDNKKRVTVLAAESLASREQAVEFEKYLIQNGGEVVSYEFFPGSIHDYSRELKQALGLNDSLIRARKLQTLISHPLNTSEQIRPDIDAVFLLANPKQARLIKPQLKFFKAEDLPVYSTSQIMSISQEPELDKDLEGVMFSQSHFVTSPKSVQPYINFDAAQIKDNRKFFAFGYDAIALSNRLNWMQRLKNQQMNGLSGKINVDKNGIIHRETGWAKFRNGKAEIVEETF from the coding sequence ATGAAACAAATTATTTTAATATTGCTGATTATTTTAATCAGTTCTTGCGGAACGCAAAACACTAAACCCGATATTAATAACATTGTTGGTTATGAAAGTGCTCGTTATAATTATCAACAGCAAAATTTCGAAAAGGCAGCTATAGAATTTGAGCTTTTGTTCGATAAACACAAATCTCCTGAGTTTGCACTTTTTGCAGCTGATAGTTATCTTCAATTGTATCAGTATGATAAGTCAGCTCAACTGATTTCAAAGATAAATCTGAGAAATCATAATCTCTACTCACTGATCAAAGCAGAACTTTTCTTGCATGACAATCAACTTCAGGCAAGCAATTCAATACTATCGAATCTATCGATTGATGAATCGAATCCACTCTGGAAAAGGTTTATGATGCTTCGTGCAAAAATTGAATTAGCCGGCAACCAACCATTAGAAGCTGCGAAGACACTAATCAATCTGTCCAAATATGAAAATGATATTCAAATTAGTGATGAAATTATCAATATCCTTTTGCAAATTCCGGAAACTCAGTTGGCCGAAGCATTATTTGATATCAACATATCTTCTTTGGAACAAGGGTGGTTAGAGGCTGCATACATTTCAAATTCTGCCGATCAGGATTCAATCAACGACTGGCAAAGACGTTGGCCCAATCATCCGGGTAAAATTTTCTTCTCACAAATTAACTCCTATAAAAACATTGCTGTATTATTACCGCTTAGCGGTCGTTATAAAAATATCTCTAAAAGTATTCAGCAAGGCATGATTGCTTCGCTTTACCGCAATGGTTCCTTCGGACAAAGATTGAATTTCTTCGATACTGGCTCAGATGGCGAAAACTTTTCTTACGCATGGTTTGGTGCGATTGAATCCGGGGCTGATTTCGTCATAGGTCCATTGGAGAAAAAATCCATTCAACAATTTGAAAGCTATAATTCCAATACTATTCCTGTGATGTTGTTAAACAATGTCGAAAATGCAGTTGAAGGTTTTAATTTTTATCAGTTTTCCTTGTCGACTGATGATGAAATATCAACTGTTGCCGAGAAATTGGTTGTCGATAATAAAAAAAGAGTTACAGTGTTGGCTGCTGAGTCTCTAGCCTCTCGTGAACAGGCAGTAGAGTTTGAAAAATATTTAATTCAAAATGGAGGTGAAGTTGTCAGCTACGAATTTTTCCCCGGTTCAATTCACGATTACTCACGAGAATTAAAACAGGCACTTGGACTTAATGACTCTTTAATTAGAGCCAGAAAACTTCAGACATTGATTTCACATCCATTGAATACCTCTGAGCAAATCAGACCGGATATTGATGCAGTATTTTTACTTGCAAACCCCAAACAGGCACGACTTATAAAACCACAGTTAAAATTCTTCAAAGCTGAGGATTTACCCGTTTACTCAACCTCTCAGATTATGTCAATCAGCCAAGAGCCGGAACTCGACAAAGACCTTGAAGGTGTTATGTTTTCACAAAGTCATTTTGTAACTAGTCCGAAATCGGTTCAGCCTTACATAAATTTTGATGCTGCTCAAATCAAAGATAACAGAAAGTTCTTTGCTTTTGGTTATGATGCAATTGCGCTCAGTAATCGGCTAAACTGGATGCAAAGGCTGAAAAATCAGCAAATGAATGGGCTCAGCGGAAAAATCAATGTCGATAAAAATGGTATCATTCATCGTGAAACCGGTTGGGCTAAATTTAGAAACGGTAAAGCAGAAATCGTCGAAGAAACATTTTAA
- a CDS encoding YraN family protein — MKPVGLNLETVKQKSSKKHFNMRFLGDYWENIAYKYLKKNKLKLVQRNYYSKFGEIDLVMQDEKALVFIEVKYRKNSEKVSAIESVTLSKQKKIIQTAKLFLLENNKYNNWNCRFDVLSIEGDKKNPHIQWFKNAFY; from the coding sequence GTGAAACCGGTTGGGCTAAATTTAGAAACGGTAAAGCAGAAATCGTCGAAGAAACATTTTAATATGAGATTTCTTGGCGACTATTGGGAAAATATTGCATACAAATATTTAAAAAAGAACAAATTAAAGTTAGTTCAAAGAAATTACTACAGCAAATTTGGAGAAATTGACCTTGTTATGCAAGACGAGAAAGCGCTGGTTTTTATTGAAGTAAAATATAGAAAAAATTCTGAAAAAGTTTCTGCAATTGAATCAGTGACATTATCCAAACAGAAAAAAATCATCCAAACAGCCAAATTGTTTTTACTAGAAAATAATAAATATAATAACTGGAACTGTCGATTTGATGTACTGTCTATCGAAGGAGATAAGAAAAATCCTCACATTCAGTGGTTTAAAAACGCATTTTATTGA
- the trmB gene encoding tRNA (guanosine(46)-N7)-methyltransferase TrmB, giving the protein MSIHNQHKIRSFVMRAGKLTSGQKRAVDELLPQLQLDETKELNKNEVFSNENPIWLDIGFGNGESLIHAAQLYPDVNFIGIEVHTPGVGHLLLNIEKLGLKNIRIYHSDSIEVLTKCFEENTLDAIHIYFPDPWHKKRHHKRRLVNESFMKLISKKLKNDGRLHLATDWQNYAEQMLEVIGQFPQFVNTSLNGGFIERPDWRPITKFERRGFKLGHQSFDLVYRITKED; this is encoded by the coding sequence ATGTCCATACACAATCAGCATAAAATTCGCAGTTTTGTCATGCGTGCAGGAAAACTAACAAGTGGACAAAAACGAGCTGTAGATGAGTTGTTGCCCCAGCTGCAACTGGATGAAACTAAAGAATTAAATAAAAATGAAGTCTTTTCTAATGAGAATCCAATCTGGTTAGATATTGGCTTTGGCAATGGTGAGTCTTTAATTCATGCGGCTCAACTGTATCCGGATGTCAATTTTATCGGTATTGAAGTTCATACTCCGGGAGTTGGTCATTTACTGTTGAATATTGAGAAACTGGGACTGAAAAACATCCGGATTTATCATTCAGACAGTATCGAAGTTCTTACTAAATGTTTTGAAGAAAACACTCTTGATGCTATTCACATATACTTTCCTGATCCTTGGCATAAGAAAAGACATCATAAGAGACGTTTGGTCAATGAAAGTTTTATGAAATTGATTTCTAAGAAACTCAAAAATGACGGCAGACTCCATTTGGCAACAGACTGGCAAAACTATGCGGAACAGATGTTGGAAGTTATTGGTCAGTTTCCACAGTTTGTGAATACTTCCTTGAATGGTGGTTTTATTGAGAGGCCGGACTGGCGACCGATTACAAAGTTTGAAAGAAGAGGTTTTAAATTGGGTCATCAAAGTTTTGATCTCGTATATCGAATCACAAAAGAGGATTAA
- a CDS encoding CsiV family protein has translation MKFFLTLFLFVGFNATAQVITDESIGEESVIDELQEIPSYRYVSLKDNKVFDVEIIIFAYLNPLPNSKTYTNKPVFDDSNAIELDLKPEDFSFQVKEESNETENLNNNTELTVSIDGSDEEDTQVLVWFEHSLEQYELLPIWERLQNQSHIVPLLHKAWRQPETPFDAPQYVKLSNIMLETEQEETIEAPFSELEDAVLNNDKIVENNIDSEHFGIFLNRELKDSLEFSQQSKMYYSDFSVTGSVALSQGRYLHFGHLLNLFRLAQDADTKAISNMVFSLEERRRLEADGLHYFDSPWFGSIVKITPYKGEVEATSEKTGTD, from the coding sequence ATGAAGTTTTTTCTAACTCTTTTTTTGTTTGTGGGGTTCAATGCCACGGCACAAGTAATAACAGATGAATCCATTGGTGAAGAATCAGTTATTGATGAATTACAGGAAATTCCTAGTTACCGATATGTTTCACTAAAAGATAATAAGGTATTTGATGTAGAAATCATAATATTTGCCTATCTCAATCCTTTGCCCAATTCCAAGACTTATACAAACAAACCTGTGTTTGATGATTCCAATGCCATTGAACTGGATTTGAAACCTGAAGATTTTAGCTTTCAAGTTAAAGAGGAATCTAATGAAACTGAAAATTTAAATAACAACACCGAATTAACCGTGTCGATTGATGGCTCTGATGAGGAAGACACTCAGGTTCTGGTATGGTTTGAGCATAGTCTAGAGCAGTACGAATTGTTACCGATTTGGGAGAGGTTGCAGAATCAAAGCCACATAGTACCTTTGTTACACAAAGCATGGAGACAACCTGAAACACCTTTCGATGCCCCTCAATATGTGAAGTTATCCAACATAATGTTAGAAACTGAGCAAGAAGAAACAATCGAAGCCCCGTTTTCCGAATTAGAAGACGCAGTTTTAAACAATGATAAAATTGTAGAAAATAATATTGATTCCGAACATTTTGGAATTTTTCTTAACAGAGAACTTAAAGATTCACTCGAATTTTCACAACAATCTAAAATGTATTATTCAGATTTCAGCGTTACTGGGAGTGTTGCTCTTTCACAAGGTCGTTATCTGCATTTTGGACATTTGCTTAATCTCTTTCGATTAGCTCAGGATGCTGATACTAAAGCTATTAGCAATATGGTTTTTTCTTTAGAAGAAAGAAGACGTCTGGAAGCCGATGGTTTGCATTACTTTGATTCCCCTTGGTTTGGGAGTATTGTGAAAATCACACCTTATAAAGGCGAAGTTGAGGCTACTAGTGAAAAAACAGGAACTGATTAG
- a CDS encoding SLC13 family permease, with amino-acid sequence MEIAALELDNEMMMVLAILGYTIILFVTEVIRIDVAAILILVMLGLTGLVPDTHLFDGFASNAVLSIIAVMILGAGLDRTGVMNKVAGFIMKIGGKSENSVIPVVSGTVGTISGFMQNVGATALFLPVLNRISGQTKIPLSRLLMPMGFCAILGGTVTMVGSSPLILLNDLIETSNRSLPPGAETLNSFGLFSVTPIGISLLTVGILYFLLIGKHLLPNSVKMDEYTGLKSNDYFKETYGIPNIKKELLVGKNSPLIGKTILEIETMMHDTIKVLALSSEGNTKLSPSRKHFIWSGDSLGILGDDEQITQFAEQNKLTIVNGFKQFKHTFNASNAGFSEAVIVPGSRFLGKQLGDFHFRQEFGITVIAISRADEVYRGEDIHTLTLRLGDTFVIFGGWRDQAGISRSRNVAVVGDIPTQQERPQKVPFALFFFAVALSLVIFTKLKLSIALLTGAIGMIITGVIHIDEAYRAVSWKTVFLLACLIPLGYAMEHTGTAAWVAQQTITHLGSVSQYIYQLAIAILATVFSLVMSNVGATVLLVPLAINIALETGGNPAIYALIVALGTSNAFILPTHQVSALIMGPGGYKVKDFLRVGSLMSIIFIAVMLITVNLFVST; translated from the coding sequence ATGGAAATAGCGGCACTAGAACTCGATAATGAAATGATGATGGTTTTAGCCATTCTTGGTTACACGATTATCCTTTTTGTAACAGAAGTCATTCGTATTGATGTCGCTGCAATTTTGATTTTGGTTATGTTGGGTTTGACCGGATTGGTTCCCGATACGCACTTATTTGATGGTTTTGCTTCCAATGCTGTGTTGTCAATTATTGCGGTTATGATTCTCGGAGCCGGATTGGATCGGACGGGAGTGATGAATAAAGTTGCCGGTTTCATTATGAAAATCGGTGGAAAGTCTGAGAACTCTGTGATTCCTGTGGTCTCCGGAACGGTTGGAACGATTTCCGGGTTTATGCAAAATGTGGGTGCGACTGCATTATTTTTACCGGTTCTTAATCGAATTTCCGGACAAACCAAAATTCCTCTCAGCCGGTTATTAATGCCGATGGGGTTTTGTGCGATTTTGGGCGGAACAGTAACTATGGTTGGTTCATCACCGTTGATTTTGCTGAATGATTTGATAGAAACTTCAAATCGCTCATTGCCTCCCGGAGCTGAAACTTTAAATTCTTTTGGTTTATTTTCAGTCACTCCGATTGGTATCTCGCTTCTTACAGTTGGGATTTTGTATTTTTTATTGATTGGAAAGCATCTTTTACCCAATAGTGTGAAAATGGATGAATATACGGGTCTCAAATCCAATGACTATTTTAAAGAAACCTATGGGATTCCAAATATTAAAAAGGAACTGCTTGTCGGTAAAAACAGCCCGTTAATTGGTAAAACAATTCTTGAAATTGAAACTATGATGCACGATACCATTAAGGTTTTGGCATTGAGTTCAGAAGGAAATACCAAATTATCTCCATCAAGAAAACATTTTATATGGTCGGGTGACAGTCTGGGAATACTTGGTGATGATGAACAAATTACACAGTTTGCCGAGCAAAATAAATTAACTATCGTAAATGGGTTCAAACAGTTCAAGCATACGTTTAATGCTTCCAATGCCGGTTTTTCAGAAGCAGTTATTGTTCCTGGTTCCCGTTTTCTAGGCAAGCAGTTGGGAGATTTTCATTTCAGGCAGGAGTTTGGGATAACTGTGATTGCTATTTCCAGAGCTGATGAGGTGTATCGGGGAGAAGATATTCACACTTTAACACTCAGGTTAGGCGATACTTTTGTAATTTTTGGTGGCTGGCGTGATCAAGCAGGAATCAGTCGGAGTCGTAATGTTGCGGTTGTCGGAGATATTCCGACACAACAAGAAAGACCTCAAAAAGTCCCATTCGCCTTATTCTTTTTCGCAGTGGCTTTGAGTTTGGTGATTTTCACTAAGTTGAAGTTGTCAATTGCCTTATTGACCGGCGCCATCGGGATGATAATTACAGGAGTGATTCATATTGATGAAGCCTATCGGGCGGTGAGTTGGAAGACAGTTTTCCTCCTTGCATGTTTAATTCCTTTAGGATATGCAATGGAACACACCGGAACGGCGGCTTGGGTCGCTCAGCAAACGATTACGCACCTTGGTAGTGTCAGTCAGTATATTTATCAGTTGGCAATTGCCATATTGGCAACTGTTTTCTCACTGGTGATGTCAAATGTCGGTGCAACAGTATTGCTGGTTCCTTTAGCTATAAATATTGCACTGGAAACTGGTGGAAACCCTGCTATTTATGCCTTAATCGTGGCATTGGGAACTTCCAATGCCTTTATATTACCAACTCACCAAGTGAGTGCTTTAATAATGGGACCGGGCGGTTACAAAGTTAAAGACTTCTTGCGTGTGGGAAGTTTGATGTCGATTATTTTTATTGCTGTAATGCTGATAACGGTTAATTTGTTTGTATCCACATAA
- a CDS encoding EAL domain-containing protein, which translates to MFKPLAKLLFLLLISSLVYAQNNLKPSDSVSIGLTHAPPMIYIAEDEEPQGMIVDFLKEIGQKEGWQIQWKIGSWSEIYEKARAGEIDLMTFIAFSQERMNFFNFSKEIFITGWGQVYVNEDSDLRNILDFDNKSIAVVKDDIHSAGIKEMCEKFKVNCLIEYVANYDVAFEKLVNNEVAGAVSGSIVGVTYERKYDIVRSSVMFNPTNAHFAVSKNNGNTKLLDTIDYYMHQWHDDPLSPYNTLKNKWMSTTQGIVIPNWVKYTLAISAILFIAFLVIMQYLRSQIKKHTHQHINQSKQLKQIINLVPHIIYVKDEAENFNLINNNAADFFEVKSDDATPNSKPRKDNPSFTDFFEGDEKLLEQGKRTLFKEITTYKNGEKKVFNLSKVPLLTEDDIPAVLTVAVDVSEEKKYLEKINYMAHHDELTQLPNRELLKNRVVLELKQEVSNKYQNALLFIDLDYFKNVNDSLGHAAGDQLLRIISERLKSIVSSQDTVARIGGDEFILLLKTEYENYSDIYEHANEVAHSALESLTEKIVINRHDLFITASIGIIIFPYHAKTYEEIMQKADIAMYQAKARGRNGIAVFEPKMYEDILRHHQLVSDLHKSLETMDFYIQYQPQMSGAKADFIGLEALIRWNSDKEKIYSTSDFIHAAEESGLIIPISYWVIEQVIIQLQKWSETYKQLPFVTINISVLQLHDDDIVKYLNYLLRKYKVPPSLIELEITESVLIDKVKETVNTLEKLRDIGIRLAIDDFGTGYSSLSYLKKLPFDKLKIDYSFVKDIVENSEARTIVRTIIGMAEDLSLEVIAEGVETKEQHHMLLEMGCDKFQGFYFDRPLLADYIEEKYLANSNSR; encoded by the coding sequence ATGTTCAAACCCTTAGCTAAGTTACTTTTTTTATTACTGATAAGTAGCTTGGTTTATGCCCAAAACAACCTCAAACCATCAGACTCCGTTTCGATAGGTCTCACACACGCACCACCAATGATTTACATCGCAGAAGACGAAGAACCTCAAGGAATGATAGTTGACTTTCTCAAAGAAATAGGTCAAAAAGAAGGTTGGCAGATTCAATGGAAAATTGGTAGTTGGTCTGAGATTTATGAAAAAGCCAGAGCTGGTGAAATTGACTTAATGACATTTATTGCATTTTCACAGGAAAGAATGAATTTCTTTAATTTCTCAAAGGAAATTTTTATTACCGGTTGGGGACAGGTTTATGTCAATGAAGATAGCGATTTGCGAAATATTCTTGATTTCGACAATAAGTCGATTGCCGTTGTAAAGGATGATATCCACTCTGCAGGAATCAAGGAAATGTGTGAAAAATTCAAAGTGAATTGTTTGATTGAGTATGTTGCCAATTACGACGTTGCCTTTGAGAAATTGGTCAATAATGAAGTTGCTGGTGCTGTTTCAGGAAGTATCGTTGGTGTTACCTATGAAAGAAAATACGATATTGTACGTTCTTCAGTCATGTTTAATCCCACAAATGCCCATTTTGCTGTCTCCAAGAATAACGGTAATACAAAACTCTTAGATACAATTGATTACTATATGCATCAGTGGCATGATGACCCACTATCTCCATATAACACATTAAAAAATAAATGGATGAGTACCACCCAAGGTATCGTTATTCCAAATTGGGTCAAATACACACTTGCAATCTCAGCTATTCTTTTCATAGCTTTTCTGGTTATTATGCAATATCTGAGAAGCCAAATAAAAAAACACACTCACCAACATATCAATCAAAGCAAACAACTGAAACAAATCATTAATTTAGTTCCACACATTATTTATGTAAAAGATGAAGCTGAGAATTTCAATCTCATTAATAATAATGCGGCTGACTTTTTTGAAGTCAAATCGGATGATGCTACTCCAAACTCTAAACCCCGGAAGGATAATCCGAGTTTTACTGATTTTTTTGAAGGTGATGAGAAATTACTCGAACAAGGGAAAAGAACATTATTTAAAGAAATTACAACATATAAAAATGGTGAGAAAAAAGTTTTCAACCTTTCCAAAGTACCTTTGTTAACCGAAGATGACATTCCAGCTGTCTTAACCGTTGCCGTGGATGTTTCCGAAGAGAAAAAATACCTGGAAAAAATTAACTACATGGCACATCACGATGAGTTGACACAGTTACCTAATCGCGAGTTATTAAAAAACCGTGTCGTTTTAGAGTTAAAACAGGAAGTGTCGAATAAGTATCAAAATGCCTTATTGTTCATTGACTTGGACTACTTTAAGAACGTTAACGATTCTCTCGGTCACGCTGCCGGGGATCAGCTCTTGAGAATTATTTCTGAGCGTTTAAAATCAATCGTCTCATCTCAGGATACCGTTGCTAGAATTGGTGGCGATGAGTTTATTTTATTGTTAAAAACCGAGTATGAAAATTACTCAGACATCTATGAACATGCCAATGAAGTAGCTCATTCAGCTCTGGAATCTCTAACAGAAAAAATTGTGATTAACCGCCATGATTTATTTATTACCGCAAGTATTGGAATCATTATTTTTCCTTATCATGCAAAGACTTACGAAGAGATTATGCAAAAAGCAGATATTGCCATGTACCAGGCTAAAGCCCGTGGAAGAAATGGAATTGCTGTGTTTGAACCCAAAATGTATGAAGATATTTTAAGACATCATCAATTGGTGTCTGACTTGCATAAGTCTCTTGAGACAATGGATTTTTATATCCAATACCAACCACAAATGTCCGGAGCAAAAGCTGACTTCATAGGTTTGGAAGCACTGATTCGCTGGAACTCTGATAAAGAAAAAATTTACAGTACATCGGACTTTATTCATGCAGCAGAAGAAAGCGGATTAATCATTCCAATCAGTTATTGGGTGATTGAGCAGGTTATCATTCAATTGCAAAAATGGTCGGAAACATACAAGCAACTTCCCTTTGTTACCATCAATATTTCGGTGTTACAACTTCACGATGATGACATCGTAAAATATTTAAATTACTTATTACGAAAGTACAAAGTTCCTCCTTCTCTCATTGAGCTCGAAATTACAGAGTCCGTACTCATTGATAAAGTCAAAGAAACAGTAAATACACTCGAAAAGCTCAGAGATATAGGAATACGTCTGGCAATTGATGATTTTGGAACCGGGTATTCATCATTGAGTTATCTCAAGAAACTTCCTTTTGACAAATTAAAGATTGATTACTCATTTGTTAAAGATATTGTTGAAAACAGTGAAGCAAGAACCATCGTTAGAACAATCATCGGTATGGCTGAAGACTTATCATTAGAAGTTATAGCAGAAGGTGTCGAAACCAAAGAACAACACCATATGTTATTAGAAATGGGATGTGACAAGTTTCAAGGATTTTACTTTGACAGACCGCTATTAGCCGATTACATTGAAGAAAAATACTTGGCTAATTCCAATTCTCGATAG
- a CDS encoding endonuclease/exonuclease/phosphatase family protein, whose product MKIKLVTYNIHRAIGLDRRFKPERIIDILNDINADIVLLQEVDEGAPRSRELNLAKEISQACNYQHFALGHNVSLRKGYYGNATLSRFPILRERNIDLTIENKKRRGCQHTTLELPNEKELEVFNLHLGLSAKERQKQAGLLFRSAEYRKITEDENCIVAGDFNDWRSLLRALFIEAMNFKCATDKTTEKGEVATKTFPSFSPRGGLDRIYYKGKVNLLKTKTYKKKTSKIASDHLPVISTFELR is encoded by the coding sequence ATGAAAATAAAATTGGTCACTTACAATATTCATCGAGCTATTGGTCTTGATCGCAGATTCAAACCCGAAAGAATTATTGATATTCTGAATGATATCAATGCTGATATTGTGCTCTTACAGGAAGTTGATGAAGGAGCTCCGCGATCCAGAGAGTTAAACCTTGCAAAAGAAATATCCCAAGCCTGTAACTATCAACATTTTGCCTTAGGCCATAATGTTTCACTTCGTAAGGGTTACTACGGAAATGCCACACTCAGTCGCTTTCCTATTCTCAGGGAAAGAAATATCGATCTCACAATTGAAAACAAAAAACGTCGTGGTTGTCAACATACTACTTTAGAATTGCCAAATGAAAAAGAGTTAGAGGTCTTCAACTTACACTTGGGTTTATCCGCCAAAGAAAGGCAAAAGCAGGCCGGTTTATTATTTCGTTCAGCAGAATACAGAAAAATAACAGAAGATGAAAATTGCATTGTTGCAGGTGATTTTAACGATTGGCGTTCATTATTAAGAGCATTGTTTATTGAAGCTATGAACTTCAAATGTGCCACCGATAAAACAACTGAAAAAGGTGAAGTTGCAACAAAAACATTTCCATCATTCAGTCCCAGAGGAGGGTTGGATCGCATTTACTACAAAGGCAAAGTTAACTTGTTAAAAACTAAAACGTATAAAAAGAAAACCTCAAAAATAGCAAGCGATCATCTGCCGGTTATTTCAACTTTTGAGCTTCGATGA